The sequence GGGTTTCCTGCAGCTGCTCCCTGATTCCCCTACCCCTGTTCTCTAGCAGCTGTTCTCCCTAGTTCCCATGTCACAGCCACCCTCCAGTGGCCCCCACTCTTGCCCTCCCAAACTAtcttccttgccttcttcatTCCCGAACCCAGGAACCCCACTGCCTCAATCTCCTCTTCTATGAAGTGGGCAGAATAAGAGCTTGCATCTTACAGAGGGGCTGTGATTACACAAGATGAGGAACACACAGAGTCTGGCATCAGGGCTGAAGGCAAACATTCCTAGTGCTGGCTAGTGCAAAGTTATTGTTGTGACTCTTACCTTTCTTCTGGTGGCCAGAGGAATCAGGCTGGGAGACAGTGGCCTGTAGGAAAGAAGAGACCTGGACCTAGGTGCACTACAGGAAGGGCTAGCCCTGTCGCTGTCTCCAGGGCTCTGCCCTTGCGATCAGGAGGCTTCCACTCCTCTCTAACATTTTTCCAGATTGCTCTGTTCCTGGGGCCACTCTAGCTTTACCTGTCCTCTCCTGGCCACCTGGGACCTGCCCTGGCCACGATCTGCTAGGCGCGCTCTGCCCGCAGCGTCGAAATCTCCAAGCCTGGGGACCGGGCTTGTTCTCGAGGCCGCAGGTCAGAAGGGGGCACCGTGAGACCTGCAGGCACCGAGGCGGTCCCGCCCCCGACTGCACTCAGGGgacggggtggggcgggggagtgGCCCCGGACTTGGGCTGCAGGCTGGCGGAGAGAGACGCTTCCCGGGGGATTCCCAGGCTAGGCCCCCGAGACGCCCCAGTCCACGGCCCGACCCCACGGATCCCCGAGGCCGAGGCCGCTCCGCGCCTCCCCACTTCCGCCAACCTTGAGAGAGGGCACCGTGGGCGGGATGTCGCGGACTCACATACCTGGGCAGGGGCCAGCTGCAGGAGCGCGGCGAGCAGCAGGCGGCGGAGCAGGGGGCTCATGGTGCCCGTGGGGGCCGCGCGCCGAGGGCGCCCGCATCGCCCTAGCCTGGCGGCGCGGGGGGCGGCGGCAGCCAGAGCCCCATGGCGCGGGCCCGGGCGAGGCGGGCGGGGGCCGGGCGCGGGGGGAGGCTCCTCCGCGGCCCCCTCCCGAGCCCTGGGCGCAGGCAGCGCAGCGCAGGACAGCGGTGGCGGCGGCCGGAGgagccgggcgggcgggcggccggTGGCGGTGGCGggcggcggggacggcgggggcggcggggggccGGGCCCGGGCTGGCGGGCGGGCGGCTCATGTGACCCAGACACGCGCTCCCCACCGGGccgtggggcgggggcggggcgggagcgggtggggggggcgggggcggggggcgggtcCCGCCCCCTCCACATACACCCCCTCCCGCAGCAGCAGGGGAAAGGGGACGCACCGCCCAGGGGGCCGGGCTCCCGGGTTGCAGCTGCTAGAACCCGGAGGGCGGGGCGTTGTCCCaaggcggggccgggcggggtgGGGCGCTGGGCCTGAAGGAGGGAGCCAGACAAAAGCGCTAAGAATCACTTTATTCCATGCGATTTGGGGAGTGGGGCATCCCAGGAGGAAAGCAAGCAGGGAGCACACCGCAGGCCCCATCCAGGTGAGCGGCTCAGGGGCTAGGGCCGGAGGGCACGATCCTAGGGCCTTGAGGAGGCCCGGGTGGTGGCTGTAGCTGCTGTCTCTGCTGTTGCTCCTGCTGGAGCCTGGCTCTGTTggccctgcaggggagagcaCCTGGGTGGTCGGGACAGGGATCCTGGAGGGTGGTGTCAGTGAAGGGAGGGTGGGATAGGGCTGGGACAGACCTGGCCCTGGCACGAGCGTCATTGTAGATGGCTGTGATGATTCGATCCTTTTCATCCATGAAGCTACGGTGCATCTGCTCCAGCTTCCTGCAAGGGGGTTACAATTAACTCTGGGTCCCCCAACCCCTGTTGTCCCCTAAGTACCACCCCCTTCCCCGACTCTAGGGTCTCACAGCTTTACATCTGTGGGGACTTCAGCCTAACTGCCTGTGCTAGGTGAGGAGAGGGGCACACAGTGGCTGGGGCTTGTCCAGGGTCCAATGATGACCTAGCTCCCTGCTGTCCTGATGACAGTAGCGCTGAACATAGGAGTGGTCCTCGAAAGAGACTAGAAAGGGTTGCATGTCTAACTCCATCACTGAACTAGGCACATAGCTAGCAGTGGGCACCAGCCTTTAGCTGTCTTTGCTGTAGAACCTCAGTGGCATGGCATACAGGAGAGAGCGGCAGGAAGACATTGACTGCCAAACAAATGAGGCAGTTGCTGGTGAGGCTTAGTTCAGTGCATTTCCTTCTTGTGCAGGATTTTGGTTGGCTCATGGCAACTCCCTGGCAGCCAGCACCAGAGATTTAcaatcaaattattaaaaaaacaaaaaaactgaaaataacattAGCCCTTAGTGCAGAGCTGCCTTTGCCAAGTAAGAAGAGGCTCTGGAAGAGACCTACTTCATACAATTCTTAGCTTGAGACACAAGAGTGCAGGCCACAGGGGTGGTGTAGATGGATGGCTGACACTGGGTTTCACCCACCCTCCTGCTCTCTGCCTGTCACCCCAGGGGGAAGGCAGGGATGCACCTGAAGGCAACGTAGTGCAGGACCATGCCTGCCAGCATGATCATGAGGCAGTACCCCAGAACCCGCTGGTTGTGTTTGTGCTGCTGCTGCCTTGACTCTGGTCCCTGAGGCCTTACACCATGAAACTGGGCCCAGTATTGTGCATTGGGGGGTGTCCAGGAGCTgctgagagagagaagaagggacAGTGTAGGGAAGAGGCTCCCCAGGAGGCCTGGGAGTGGCAAACTAGAAGCAGGACtactgtacctgtgtgtttgaTGAGCAGACCTGGCATGAGCTGTGGTTCCTGGAGATTTCGGGGAAGTTGCCCAGCGGAGCTGGTGGTCATAGCTGCGGCGGCTCTGCTCATGGCTGAGCACTTGGTATGCTTCACTCAGCTCCACAAAGCGGTTGTGCAGGGCTGGGTTCCCGGGATCCCGGTCAGGGtgcagctggggtggggcagcACTCCCATCATGTCTTTTTCCACGCCCTTTTCTGGGACCCATTCTGATCATGTCCACCCACAAGGGCTCAAGTCATTCCCAGAGGCCCTGCCTGAGCACTGACCCTTACTCTCAGGCCTGTCCATCCCTCTAGAAGACCAGAGAGTCAGGAAACACAGattcctgctccctccccttATTCAAGCCCTCCCCACCTGCTGCATGGCTTCACTATATGCTCTAGTACTAGCTTTCTCAAGAGCAGACAGGTCAAGAGAATCAAGACCAGCCCATCAGACAGGACCCCTGGCTTCTGCCCCCAGCCTTTCCTCCCACCAGGCCAGATCTCTGCCTTTGGGGTACCTCCCTCTTCCTATAAAAGCTGAGGGAATATGACCAGCCAGAGTGAGCCTCTCAGCTCCATTCCTGAGAATTTGGAGCATACCCCATCTGACTCAGACTCTCCCCCTCACCCTCACCTTAGTACCATTGGTACCTCTTTGGACTTGGAGAAGAAAGCTCGTTTAACTTCTTCAGTACTGGCACCAGGATGCACCCCCAACAGTTCATAGTAGTTACTGGGGCCAGAGCTGTGGAAAGAGGTCCCAACCTGCAGGGACTAAGGAAAACACGGAGGAtaccccttccctgcccctcccatcccCCCGGGCCACACCCTTAAACTCAGCAACAAGGTGTtgagggggctgaggcagggTGCCAAGGGAGATCTATCTCTAAATTATCACTCTCTTTTTGGGTGTTCTGGATATGGGGCAGATCAGAATTTCTCAAAGTGTAGGCTTTAGACTACTTGTGTCAGAAACACCTGagagggggaggaataaattaggagtttaagattaacagatacacactactatatataaaatagataaacaacaaggatatactgtatagcacagggacctatattcaatatcttgtaataatctataatggaaaggGATccgaaaagtatatatatatgtgaaactgaatcactttgctgtacacctgaaagtaacacaacattctaaatcaactatgcttcaattaaaaaattttttaaaagaccaccTGAAAAgcgtattttaaaaaagattcctgAGCCCCACTTCATTCCTGCAAATCAGTCTCCATAGCAGGGCCCAGCAATCTGCATTTTTGTAAGCCacgcccccccaccccgacccccgcAGTGGTTATACACAGAGATGCTTGACAACCACCAGTGTTATTATGGAAAGCGCATTGGGTTTGGCTTGGGCTCAGATTCCAGATCTTCCACTTAACTTGTATGACCTTAGGGGTCGTCCCCTTAATCTCTGATGCTCAGCAGCGAAGGTGACGGTAACCTGACACAGAGCATCAGATCACAACTATCTCAGCACCTGGGGAAGGGCCTAGAATTGGGCAGGCCCTCAACAAAAACCCACTTAATTACCGGGCCCGGCCCCGGGCGCCCGACTCACCGCTGCCGGGCTGCAGTTGCGAAGAACCGGGTGGGAGGACTGCGGGGCCACAGCCGGCACAGGCGCAGGGGCAGCATGGCGGCAGGCGGACAGCTGGTGAAAGGAGGCCACAAAAAGGAGTGAGATGGGAACAGGATGGGACCAGACTTCAAGCACTCGGGGAGGTGCGTGGGCAGAGGGAAAGGGCCTGGCCTCGATTACTTGCGAAGGAAAACAAGCAGGTCCGGGGAACCCAGGAGCGGGTGGGGCCTCCTTGCTCAAGACCAGACGCCAATATCCTAGCCCTTTCCTCGGCTCTGAGCCGGGCGTCCGGCGCCCTTCTCCATACTCGTCTTGGTGTCTGGACAGCCAGCCCCGGACGCAGATACCCCCGTCACACCCGGGGAGCTGGGGAGGCGGGGGCAGGAGGAGCCACACCAAGCCCCGCCCCTACTGCTCTCAAGGACTCCGCGCCTGCCGCCATTTCCTGTGCCTAGTCAGGCCCCGCCTCCATGCTTTCATTGGTTTAGACGCCCCAGGCCACGCCCATGGTGCGGATCTGCGACGAAGCCCCGCCCCCGCAATCTATTGGCCTTTGACACCTCCGGCCCACCCAAAGAGGTCCAGACCCACCGACTACCAGGTAAGGCAGCGGTACCGATCCTGACCCTCAGTGAGGCTTTCGGCCCGCCGCCGTTGCTCCTCCCTCGGACGTGGCTGTTACTCCACTCTGCAGCGCAGCGTATTTCATTTCACAAAGCAATTTCTACCCCGCAGTCGGTTTGGAACCTCACTACATCCTGGCAAGGGGGAATGGCCCTCATCTCAGCTTGcagaggggaaaactgaggctgggCGTTTTTCCTCCGCCCCCGGTCTTTTGTCCTGTCTCTCTCACCCACCCTGGGCTCTCCCAGCCGCCCATCTCTATCTCGTGTAAACAGCAGATGCCAACGGAATCCAAGAATAAAGTCCTTTATTGTCTTCCGAGCTGTGGTGATAGGGCTGGGGAATCTAGGGCGACTCAGGTGGAACCTCCCTGGACCCGGTTGTAGAGGAAGATGGCGCCTTTGGCCGAGGGACAGAGCTCAGTCCACATTTCCATCTCCTGCAACCTGGGCACACTCTGTGGGGAGACAGTGAGATCCACACATTACGACCTCAGGTTTCTTGAGGTGGCTGTTCTTGAGTTCACAAGTGTTCCACAGTTCCCGGGCCTCAGAGCCCTCTGGGGAGACATGTTAAGGGGGCTGAAAAGGTCCCTGGCCCTCCCCCTTGAGCTGAGGGCATCCTCAATGAAGCCTTGTGACTCTGGAGGAAAGCCCTAAGAGATTTGGGACCCCCTCTGACCCAGCCCAGGAAGATAGACATGCATCACCAGGCCTCCACAAGGCTCCTTAACCAAATGAGACACACTTTGCCACCTCAAACCTGTGTCTCTACAAAGATGATTCCTGTGGATTCGTGGGCCTCAGGTCCCCCATTCATGTAGTGCTTCCTCACCTGCTCAGAAGTCAGGCTGCACCTGGACAAGGACATGAGAGT is a genomic window of Camelus bactrianus isolate YW-2024 breed Bactrian camel chromosome 10, ASM4877302v1, whole genome shotgun sequence containing:
- the DNAJC4 gene encoding dnaJ homolog subfamily C member 4 isoform X1 gives rise to the protein MLPLRLCRLWPRSPPTRFFATAARQRSGPSNYYELLGVHPGASTEEVKRAFFSKSKELHPDRDPGNPALHNRFVELSEAYQVLSHEQSRRSYDHQLRWATSPKSPGTTAHARSAHQTHSSSWTPPNAQYWAQFHGVRPQGPESRQQQHKHNQRVLGYCLMIMLAGMVLHYVAFRKLEQMHRSFMDEKDRIITAIYNDARARARANRARLQQEQQQRQQLQPPPGPPQGPRIVPSGPSP
- the DNAJC4 gene encoding dnaJ homolog subfamily C member 4 isoform X2 — encoded protein: MLPLRLCRLWPRSPPTRFFATAARQRSGPSNYYELLGVHPGASTEEVKRAFFSKSKELHPDRDPGNPALHNRFVELSEAYQVLSHEQSRRSYDHQLRWATSPKSPGTTAHARSAHQTHSSWTPPNAQYWAQFHGVRPQGPESRQQQHKHNQRVLGYCLMIMLAGMVLHYVAFRKLEQMHRSFMDEKDRIITAIYNDARARARANRARLQQEQQQRQQLQPPPGPPQGPRIVPSGPSP